The following coding sequences are from one Streptomyces dengpaensis window:
- a CDS encoding ABC transporter ATP-binding protein, with protein MNRLSADNVTLGYDQRVIAEKLSVEIPDNSFTVIVGPNACGKSTLLRALSRMLKPSEGRVLLDGQVIQSMPAKKVARTLGLLPQSSIAPDGITVGDLVGRGRYPHQGLLRQWSTEDERVVQESMASTGVAELADRHVDELSGGQRQRVWIAMALAQQTPLLLLDEPTTYLDIQHQIDVLDLCAELHEEQGRTLVAVLHDLNHAARYATHLIALRDGEVIAEGAPNDIVTAELVERVFGLRCQVIDDPETGTPLVVPAARRARVTATAAATEGF; from the coding sequence GTGAACCGCCTGTCCGCCGACAACGTCACCCTCGGCTACGACCAGCGCGTCATCGCGGAGAAGCTGTCGGTGGAGATACCCGACAACTCCTTCACCGTGATCGTCGGCCCGAACGCCTGCGGAAAGTCCACGCTGCTGCGCGCCCTTTCGCGGATGCTGAAGCCTTCCGAGGGCCGGGTGCTCCTGGACGGACAGGTCATCCAGTCGATGCCCGCGAAGAAGGTGGCCCGCACGCTCGGGCTGCTGCCGCAGTCGTCGATCGCGCCGGACGGGATCACCGTCGGCGACCTGGTCGGCCGGGGCCGCTATCCGCACCAGGGGCTGCTGCGCCAGTGGTCGACGGAGGACGAGCGGGTCGTTCAGGAGTCGATGGCCTCGACCGGGGTCGCCGAGCTCGCCGATCGCCATGTCGACGAACTCTCCGGCGGCCAGCGTCAGCGCGTCTGGATCGCCATGGCGCTCGCCCAGCAGACCCCGCTGCTGCTCCTCGACGAGCCGACCACCTACCTCGACATCCAGCACCAGATCGACGTACTCGACCTGTGCGCCGAGCTCCACGAGGAGCAGGGCCGCACCCTGGTCGCCGTACTCCACGACCTCAACCACGCGGCCCGGTACGCCACCCACCTCATCGCCCTGCGCGACGGCGAGGTCATCGCCGAGGGCGCGCCGAACGACATCGTCACGGCCGAACTGGTCGAGCGGGTATTCGGGCTGCGCTGCCAGGTCATCGACGACCCGGAGACGGGGACGCCGCTGGTGGTGCCGGCGGCGCGCAGGGCCCGGGTGACCGCTACGGCGGCGGCTACAGAAGGGTTCTGA
- a CDS encoding PucR family transcriptional regulator, producing MDSRAGNRFDTEGAGITVQRALELPGLRSGLPEILAGADRLHRTVRWVHAGEVPNIASLLKGGELLLTTGYGLGTRPADQRAFVRALAERGIAALVVELGPRFTRLPAALVETARTTGLPLVQLHREVPFVSVTEEIHTEIVNGHYALLQRAEEVHRRCTEALLGGGGVPQVLGILADFSGNPVFLETADGQLLYAAGAAGSAGADPLQVWEGLRGQHKEEPPAGTTLVDVPGGGPGTGSVRARLVLLPVSSPVAPVHRIAAERAAGILAVVLMQARQEEELAARGRGDFLTDLAEGRIEAEDAPAQARVLGFKPGNSPLLPVVMRLSEGLSPGGGWAVLARAVAEELASVGVPVLLGVRPVEGRVPLLLGLRSESERSAVADRVAAALRAGVERAGMQRPGTQPPVVVVGVAGGWAAASAGLRHAAETATAAQGLSDRPWYDARRLDIDLLLWRLRDHPDLAAFVDRAIGPLRDHDSRSKPPLLPTLETYLAHAGRKAETARELHLNRQTLYNRLARIGELLGTDLDDPQTVLALSLALRARRHVP from the coding sequence ATGGACAGCCGCGCGGGCAACCGTTTCGACACCGAAGGCGCCGGGATCACCGTGCAGCGGGCGCTGGAGCTTCCCGGGCTGCGCAGCGGGCTGCCGGAGATCCTCGCGGGCGCCGACCGGCTGCACCGCACCGTGCGCTGGGTGCACGCGGGCGAGGTCCCGAACATCGCCTCGCTGCTCAAGGGCGGCGAACTGCTGCTGACCACGGGGTACGGCCTCGGCACCCGCCCCGCCGACCAGCGCGCCTTCGTCCGCGCCCTGGCCGAGCGTGGGATCGCGGCGCTCGTCGTGGAGCTCGGGCCGCGCTTCACCCGGCTGCCCGCCGCCCTCGTCGAGACGGCGCGGACGACGGGCCTCCCCTTGGTCCAGCTGCACCGCGAGGTCCCCTTCGTGTCGGTCACCGAGGAGATCCACACCGAGATCGTCAACGGCCACTACGCGCTGCTCCAGCGGGCCGAGGAGGTGCACCGGCGCTGCACCGAGGCGCTCCTCGGCGGCGGCGGAGTGCCTCAAGTCCTCGGCATCCTCGCGGACTTCAGCGGCAATCCGGTCTTCCTGGAAACGGCGGACGGGCAGCTCCTGTACGCCGCCGGGGCGGCCGGATCCGCGGGCGCCGATCCGCTCCAGGTGTGGGAGGGTCTGCGCGGCCAGCACAAGGAGGAGCCGCCCGCCGGGACGACCCTGGTGGACGTGCCCGGCGGCGGCCCCGGCACGGGCTCGGTACGGGCCCGCCTCGTCCTGCTGCCCGTCAGCTCCCCCGTCGCCCCGGTGCACCGGATCGCCGCCGAGCGGGCCGCGGGCATCCTGGCCGTCGTCCTGATGCAGGCCCGTCAGGAGGAGGAGCTCGCCGCGCGCGGTCGCGGCGACTTCCTCACCGACCTCGCCGAGGGGCGCATCGAGGCCGAGGACGCGCCCGCGCAGGCCCGCGTGCTCGGCTTCAAGCCGGGCAACAGCCCGCTCCTGCCGGTCGTGATGCGCCTCTCCGAGGGCTTGTCCCCCGGCGGCGGATGGGCGGTCCTGGCCCGTGCGGTCGCCGAGGAGCTGGCATCGGTGGGCGTCCCGGTCCTGCTGGGCGTACGTCCGGTCGAGGGCCGCGTTCCCCTCTTGCTGGGCCTCCGCTCGGAGTCCGAACGCTCGGCCGTGGCGGACCGGGTCGCGGCGGCGCTGCGGGCGGGCGTGGAGCGCGCGGGCATGCAGCGGCCAGGTACGCAGCCGCCGGTGGTGGTCGTCGGGGTCGCCGGCGGCTGGGCGGCAGCGTCGGCGGGCCTGCGGCACGCGGCGGAGACGGCGACGGCGGCGCAGGGCCTGTCGGACCGCCCTTGGTACGACGCCCGCCGCCTGGACATCGACCTGCTCCTGTGGCGGCTGCGCGACCACCCGGACCTGGCGGCCTTTGTGGACCGCGCGATCGGCCCCCTCCGCGATCACGACAGCCGCTCCAAGCCGCCGCTGCTGCCCACCCTGGAGACGTACTTGGCCCACGCGGGCCGCAAGGCGGAGACGGCCCGCGAACTGCACCTCAACCGGCAGACCCTCTACAACCGCCTGGCCCGGATCGGGGAGTTGCTGGGCACGGACCTGGACGACCCGCAGACGGTCCTGGCGTTGAGCCTGGCGCTGCGGGCCCGCAGGCATGTGCCTTAG
- a CDS encoding NAD kinase: MTQTRARTVFLLAHTGRPAAIRSAELVVQGLLRSGIGVRVLEAEAADLPLPDEVKLVKEATPQCLDGCELLIVLGGDGTLLRGAEFARASGVPMLGVNLGSVGFLAEAERDDLDKVVDRVVTKAYEVEERMTVDVVVHQNGTIVHTDWALNEAAVQKVSAEKLLEVVLEIDGRPVTAFGCDGICLSTPTGSTAYAFSAGGPVVWPEVEALLMVPISAHALFAKPLVTSPDSVLAVEVLPHVPPGVLWCDGRRTLELPPGARVEVRRGAVPVRLARLHHASFTDRLVAKFALPVSGWRGAPH, from the coding sequence TTGACACAGACCAGAGCTCGTACTGTTTTCCTGCTGGCCCACACCGGACGGCCTGCAGCCATCCGCAGCGCCGAGCTGGTCGTCCAGGGGCTGCTGCGCTCCGGAATCGGCGTACGGGTCCTGGAGGCGGAGGCCGCCGATCTGCCGCTGCCGGACGAGGTGAAGCTGGTCAAGGAGGCGACTCCGCAGTGCCTCGACGGATGCGAACTGCTGATCGTGCTCGGCGGTGACGGCACGCTGCTGCGCGGCGCCGAGTTCGCCCGGGCCTCCGGGGTGCCGATGCTCGGCGTCAACCTCGGCAGCGTCGGCTTCCTCGCGGAGGCCGAGCGCGACGACCTCGACAAGGTTGTCGACCGGGTGGTGACGAAGGCGTACGAGGTCGAGGAGCGCATGACCGTCGACGTCGTCGTGCACCAGAACGGCACCATCGTGCACACGGACTGGGCGCTGAACGAGGCCGCCGTGCAGAAGGTGTCCGCCGAGAAGCTGCTCGAGGTGGTGCTGGAGATCGACGGGCGGCCCGTGACCGCCTTCGGCTGCGACGGCATCTGTCTGTCGACCCCGACTGGCTCCACGGCGTACGCCTTCTCCGCGGGCGGGCCCGTGGTGTGGCCGGAGGTCGAGGCGCTGCTCATGGTGCCGATCAGCGCGCACGCGCTGTTCGCCAAGCCGCTGGTGACCTCGCCGGACTCCGTGCTCGCCGTGGAGGTGCTGCCGCACGTTCCGCCGGGTGTGCTGTGGTGCGACGGGCGACGGACCCTGGAGCTGCCGCCGGGGGCGCGGGTCGAGGTGCGGCGCGGGGCCGTGCCGGTGCGGCTGGCCCGGCTGCACCACGCGTCGTTCACCGACCGGCTGGTGGCGAAGTTCGCGCTGCCGGTTTCGGGGTGGCGCGGGGCGCCGCACTAG
- a CDS encoding FecCD family ABC transporter permease — MSVRLDVRALIVVLLLLVAVLAASVVLIGTGDFPISAVDVLKMLVGNGSEGEEFIVHDLRLPRVLVGLLVGASLGLGGALFQSISRNPLGSPDVLGLGQGSTAGALIMIVLFSGSANQVALGALVGGLVTGLAIYLLAWKRGVHGYRLVLVGIGVAAIATAINGYLLTKADIVDAARAVVWMTGSLNGRDWHQVWPLLIMCAVLVPLVLANARGLRMMEMGDDVSYALGVRVERTRLLLMLCAVLLTAGATAAAGPVGFVALTAPQLARRLTRSPGPNLVPSMCMGATLLIVADWASQRAFGADQLPVGVVTGVLGGVYLLWLLVTERKAGRI, encoded by the coding sequence CTGTCGGTCCGGCTCGACGTCCGGGCCCTCATCGTCGTCCTGCTGCTGCTGGTGGCCGTGCTCGCCGCGAGCGTGGTGCTGATCGGCACCGGCGACTTCCCGATCTCCGCCGTCGACGTCCTCAAGATGCTGGTCGGCAACGGCAGCGAGGGCGAGGAGTTCATCGTCCACGACCTGCGGCTGCCGCGGGTCCTCGTCGGTCTGCTGGTGGGAGCCTCGCTGGGGCTCGGCGGGGCGCTCTTCCAGTCCATCTCCCGCAATCCCCTGGGCAGCCCGGACGTCCTCGGGCTCGGGCAGGGCTCGACGGCCGGCGCGCTCATCATGATCGTACTGTTCTCCGGGAGCGCAAACCAGGTTGCCCTCGGGGCGCTCGTCGGCGGTCTCGTGACCGGGCTCGCCATCTATCTGCTCGCGTGGAAGCGGGGAGTGCACGGTTATCGACTGGTCCTGGTCGGTATCGGTGTCGCCGCGATCGCCACGGCGATCAATGGCTATCTGCTCACCAAGGCCGACATCGTCGACGCGGCCCGCGCCGTCGTCTGGATGACCGGTTCCCTCAACGGCCGTGACTGGCACCAGGTCTGGCCCCTGCTCATCATGTGCGCCGTGCTCGTACCGCTCGTCCTGGCCAACGCGCGGGGGCTGCGCATGATGGAGATGGGCGACGACGTGTCGTACGCCCTCGGTGTGCGTGTCGAGCGGACGCGGCTGCTGCTGATGCTGTGCGCCGTGCTGCTCACCGCGGGCGCCACGGCCGCCGCGGGCCCGGTCGGCTTCGTGGCGCTCACCGCGCCGCAGCTCGCGCGGCGGCTGACCCGGTCGCCCGGACCGAACCTGGTGCCGTCGATGTGCATGGGCGCGACCCTGCTGATCGTCGCGGACTGGGCCTCACAGCGGGCCTTCGGCGCCGACCAGTTGCCCGTCGGCGTCGTGACCGGCGTCCTGGGCGGGGTCTATTTGCTGTGGCTCCTTGTCACCGAGCGCAAGGCAGGCCGGATTTGA
- the recN gene encoding DNA repair protein RecN, whose protein sequence is MRIRSLGVIDDAVVELSPGFTAVTGETGAGKTMVVTSLGLLLGGRADPALVRIGAKNAVVEGRIAMPSGGTAVLRAEEAGAELDDGALLISRTVSAEGRSRAHLGGRSVPVGVLAELADELVAVHGQTDQQGLLKLSRQRQALDRYAGDAVAGPLAKYAGAYRRLRAISAELDEITTRARERAQEADMLRFGLDEIAAVEPRAGEDVELAAEAERLGHAEALASAATAAHAALAGNPEDPEGIDAATLVAGAHRALEAVRSHDSSLAALSGRIGEIGILLGDVAGELAGYADDLDADPLRLAAVEERRAALTQLTRKYGEDINAVLAWAEQGAARLTELDGDDERIDELTAERDALRAELGGLAQALSDARTEAAERFAAAVTAELASLAMPHARVSFEIRQTDDPEGVAVGGRTVAYGPAGVDEVELLLAPHPGAPPRPIAKGASGGELSRVMLAVEVVFAGTDPVPTYLFDEVDAGVGGKAAVEIGRRLARLAKSAQVVVVTHLPQVAAFADRQLLVEKTNDGSVTRSGVKVLEGEDRIRELSRMLAGQEDSETARAHAEELLATARADG, encoded by the coding sequence ATGCGGATACGGTCGCTCGGAGTCATCGACGACGCGGTCGTCGAGCTGTCGCCCGGCTTCACCGCCGTGACCGGTGAGACCGGTGCGGGCAAGACAATGGTGGTCACCAGCCTCGGGCTGCTGCTGGGCGGTCGCGCCGACCCGGCCCTCGTACGGATCGGCGCGAAGAACGCCGTCGTGGAGGGGCGGATCGCCATGCCCTCGGGCGGGACGGCCGTCCTACGGGCCGAGGAGGCGGGAGCCGAACTCGACGACGGTGCGTTGCTGATCAGCCGTACCGTTTCGGCCGAAGGGCGCTCGCGGGCCCACCTGGGCGGGCGTTCCGTACCCGTCGGCGTGCTCGCCGAACTCGCCGACGAGCTCGTCGCCGTGCACGGCCAGACCGACCAGCAGGGGCTGCTCAAGCTGTCCCGGCAGCGCCAGGCTCTCGACCGGTACGCGGGCGACGCGGTCGCCGGGCCGCTCGCCAAGTACGCGGGCGCGTACCGGCGGCTGCGGGCGATCTCGGCCGAGCTGGACGAGATCACCACGCGCGCGCGTGAGCGGGCCCAGGAAGCCGACATGCTGCGCTTCGGGCTCGACGAGATCGCGGCGGTCGAGCCCCGGGCGGGCGAGGACGTGGAGCTGGCCGCCGAGGCCGAGCGGCTCGGTCACGCGGAGGCGCTCGCGTCGGCCGCCACGGCCGCGCACGCCGCGCTCGCGGGCAATCCCGAGGACCCCGAGGGCATCGACGCGGCGACTCTCGTCGCGGGCGCACACCGGGCCCTTGAGGCCGTACGTTCGCACGACTCCTCGCTCGCCGCGCTGTCCGGGCGGATCGGGGAGATCGGGATTCTGCTGGGCGACGTGGCCGGGGAACTGGCGGGGTACGCCGACGACCTCGACGCCGATCCGTTGCGGCTCGCGGCGGTCGAGGAGCGCCGGGCCGCGCTCACCCAGCTGACCCGGAAGTACGGCGAGGACATCAACGCCGTGCTGGCGTGGGCCGAGCAGGGCGCCGCGCGGCTCACCGAACTCGACGGCGACGACGAGCGGATCGACGAGCTGACCGCCGAGCGGGACGCGCTGCGCGCCGAACTGGGCGGGCTCGCCCAGGCGTTGAGCGACGCCCGCACGGAGGCCGCCGAGCGGTTCGCCGCCGCCGTGACCGCCGAGCTGGCCTCGCTCGCCATGCCGCACGCGCGCGTGTCCTTCGAGATCCGGCAGACCGACGACCCGGAGGGTGTGGCGGTCGGCGGGCGCACGGTCGCGTACGGGCCCGCGGGTGTCGACGAGGTCGAGCTGCTGCTCGCCCCGCATCCCGGTGCGCCGCCGCGGCCCATCGCCAAGGGGGCGTCGGGCGGTGAGCTCTCGCGTGTGATGCTCGCGGTGGAGGTCGTCTTCGCGGGTACGGATCCGGTGCCGACGTATCTGTTCGACGAGGTCGACGCGGGTGTCGGCGGCAAGGCCGCGGTCGAGATCGGGCGGCGGCTGGCCCGGCTCGCCAAGAGCGCGCAGGTCGTGGTCGTGACGCATCTGCCGCAGGTGGCGGCGTTCGCCGACCGGCAGCTGCTGGTCGAGAAGACGAACGACGGGTCGGTGACCCGGTCCGGGGTCAAGGTCCTGGAGGGTGAGGACCGTATCCGTGAGCTGTCCCGGATGCTCGCGGGGCAGGAGGACTCGGAGACGGCTCGGGCCCATGCGGAGGAGCTGCTCGCGACGGCCCGGGCCGACGGCTAG
- a CDS encoding FecCD family ABC transporter permease has product MLVDSPPEQRAETAPAPPTRRAIRAFGLLASLGVLVLVALASIAIGAKSLPLDQVWHGLFHDSGTYADVVVADRLSRTVLGLLVGTALGLSGAVLQALTRNPLADPGLLGINAGASAAVVTAITYFGVTSLSGYVWFAFFGAAAVGALVWFLGGSRGATPVRLALAGTAISAALYGYLQAVMIMDNAALGKMRFWTVGSLASATDTTIKQVLPFLAVGTIVALALARPLNAVAMGDDTARALGANLNRTRALSMAAATVLCGAATAACGPFVFVGLMVPHVVRSFTGPDLRWILPYAAVLSPVLLLGADVVGRMVARPAELQVGIVTAVLGGPVFIYLVRRRRTAQL; this is encoded by the coding sequence GTGTTGGTCGACAGTCCTCCCGAACAGCGCGCGGAGACCGCCCCCGCGCCCCCAACCCGCCGGGCGATACGTGCCTTTGGGCTCCTCGCGTCCCTGGGTGTCCTGGTCCTCGTCGCGCTGGCGAGCATCGCGATCGGCGCGAAATCGCTGCCGCTGGACCAGGTCTGGCACGGCCTGTTCCACGACTCGGGGACGTACGCCGACGTCGTGGTCGCCGACCGGCTCTCCCGCACCGTTCTCGGGCTGCTGGTCGGCACCGCGCTCGGGTTGTCCGGGGCCGTCCTCCAGGCGCTCACCCGCAACCCGCTGGCCGATCCGGGACTGCTCGGCATCAACGCGGGCGCGTCCGCCGCGGTCGTCACCGCCATCACGTACTTCGGCGTCACGAGTCTGAGCGGCTACGTCTGGTTCGCCTTCTTCGGCGCGGCCGCGGTCGGCGCGCTGGTCTGGTTCCTGGGCGGCAGCCGGGGCGCGACACCGGTGCGGCTCGCGCTCGCGGGCACCGCGATCTCAGCGGCCCTCTACGGCTATCTGCAGGCCGTGATGATCATGGACAACGCCGCACTCGGCAAGATGCGCTTCTGGACGGTCGGTTCGCTGGCCTCGGCCACCGACACGACCATCAAGCAGGTACTGCCGTTCCTGGCGGTCGGCACGATCGTCGCGCTGGCCCTCGCCCGGCCGCTGAACGCGGTGGCCATGGGCGACGACACCGCCCGCGCGCTCGGCGCCAACCTGAACCGCACCCGCGCGCTGTCCATGGCGGCCGCCACCGTGCTGTGCGGCGCCGCGACCGCCGCGTGCGGGCCGTTCGTGTTCGTCGGGCTGATGGTCCCGCACGTCGTGCGCTCCTTCACCGGGCCCGACCTGCGCTGGATCCTGCCGTACGCCGCCGTTCTGTCGCCCGTGCTGTTGCTCGGCGCCGATGTCGTCGGGCGGATGGTCGCCCGGCCCGCGGAGCTGCAGGTCGGCATCGTCACCGCGGTCCTGGGCGGCCCGGTCTTCATCTATCTCGTACGACGGCGGAGGACGGCGCAGCTGTGA
- a CDS encoding C45 family autoproteolytic acyltransferase/hydolase, giving the protein MVRRLRAADGGSTHVGVQTWDWHVELSPYRHTVHSAGGNHCYVGITEHGILAKIGVNSAGLALHFNILGHRDDRVGGIPIHVLAALVLEEADHVAHARQILHGTPITSSGSFLLFDTEHAVLLDISPAGIFEAPQAAEGTYLRTNHFLIATRP; this is encoded by the coding sequence ATCGTCCGCCGACTCCGGGCAGCCGACGGGGGCAGCACCCACGTCGGTGTGCAGACATGGGACTGGCACGTTGAACTCAGCCCGTACCGGCACACTGTCCACTCAGCCGGCGGCAACCACTGCTACGTCGGCATCACCGAACACGGCATCCTCGCCAAGATCGGTGTGAACAGCGCCGGACTCGCCCTGCACTTCAACATCCTCGGACACCGGGACGACCGCGTCGGCGGCATACCGATACACGTCCTCGCCGCGCTCGTCCTCGAAGAGGCCGACCACGTCGCCCACGCACGGCAGATCCTTCACGGCACCCCCATCACCTCGTCCGGATCCTTCCTGCTCTTCGACACCGAACACGCCGTGCTGCTCGACATCAGCCCGGCAGGCATCTTCGAGGCACCCCAAGCCGCCGAAGGAACGTACCTGCGCACCAACCACTTCCTCATCGCCACCCGCCCCTGA
- a CDS encoding TlyA family RNA methyltransferase — protein sequence MAGVARRRLDAELVRRKLARSREHASQLIAAGRVTVGKTLATKPATQVETAAAIVVTQDESDPDYVSRGGHKLAGALKAFVPQGLKVEGRRALDAGASTGGFTDVLLRAGAAHVVAVDVGYGQLAWSLQSDERVTVKDRTNVRELTLEAIDGEPVDLVVGDLSFIPLGLVLPALVRCAAPDADLVMMVKPQFEVGKERLGSGGVVRSPELRAEAVRGVAGRARELGLGVQGVTASPLPGPSGNVEYFLWLRAGAPELDPADVDRAVAEGPR from the coding sequence GTGGCAGGAGTGGCACGACGCCGCCTCGACGCCGAGCTGGTCCGCCGGAAGCTCGCCCGCTCGCGAGAGCACGCCAGCCAGCTGATCGCCGCGGGACGGGTCACCGTCGGCAAGACCCTCGCGACGAAGCCCGCCACGCAGGTGGAGACCGCGGCCGCGATCGTGGTCACCCAGGACGAGAGCGACCCCGACTACGTCTCGCGCGGCGGACACAAGCTCGCGGGCGCCCTGAAGGCCTTCGTGCCGCAGGGACTGAAGGTCGAGGGCCGGCGCGCGCTGGACGCCGGAGCGTCCACCGGCGGCTTCACGGACGTACTGCTGCGCGCGGGCGCCGCCCATGTCGTCGCCGTGGACGTCGGCTACGGACAACTCGCCTGGTCCCTGCAGAGCGATGAACGCGTCACCGTCAAGGACCGTACGAACGTACGCGAGTTGACGTTGGAGGCGATCGATGGGGAGCCCGTGGATCTTGTCGTCGGGGACCTGTCCTTCATCCCGCTCGGACTGGTGCTGCCCGCCCTGGTGCGGTGCGCGGCGCCGGACGCCGATCTGGTGATGATGGTGAAGCCGCAGTTCGAGGTGGGCAAGGAACGACTGGGGAGCGGCGGAGTCGTCCGCAGCCCCGAACTGCGCGCGGAGGCCGTGCGCGGGGTGGCAGGGCGAGCCCGGGAGCTGGGGCTCGGAGTGCAGGGTGTGACCGCGAGCCCGTTGCCCGGACCCTCGGGCAATGTCGAGTACTTTCTGTGGCTGCGTGCCGGGGCACCCGAACTCGACCCGGCCGACGTTGACCGTGCAGTGGCGGAGGGGCCGCGTTGA
- a CDS encoding glycosyltransferase family 4 protein, producing MSHVSSHSPHGPSPLRTVQVLGGGSAGSSAHVRSLASGLAARGVRVTVCAPAEADRAYGFSGVGAQHVPVPRSSDPASVGVLRAACADADLVHAHGLHAALRAVLALSGRRVPLVVTWHTSAHAEGARAHLLRLLERRVAKAAAVVLGTSSDLVDRARRRGARDARLAAVAFPAPRTPPVEHGDPDRLGHKARAELGATDRPLLMAVGSLDPHRGYDTLLDAARVWRHLDPVPLLVIAGEGPLRTVLQHRIEDEGLPVRLIGRRDDITELLAAADLALLPSRWESRSVLAQEALHARVPLVATAVGGTPELVGDAAELVPYGDAEALAGVVERLLADPERRELLKEKGARQAASWPTEDENVAQILSVYDELTQHRPLAKAGRT from the coding sequence GTGAGCCACGTGAGCAGCCACTCACCGCACGGCCCGTCGCCGTTGCGCACCGTGCAGGTCCTCGGCGGCGGGAGCGCGGGCAGCAGTGCGCATGTGCGGTCGTTGGCATCGGGGCTTGCCGCCCGGGGCGTGCGGGTCACCGTGTGCGCCCCCGCCGAGGCGGATCGAGCGTACGGGTTCAGCGGGGTGGGCGCACAGCACGTTCCCGTACCGCGCAGCAGCGACCCCGCCTCTGTCGGCGTGCTGCGAGCGGCCTGTGCGGACGCCGACCTCGTGCACGCGCATGGGCTGCACGCCGCGCTGAGGGCGGTGCTCGCGCTCAGCGGGCGGCGCGTGCCGCTCGTCGTGACCTGGCACACGAGCGCGCACGCCGAAGGGGCGCGGGCCCATCTGCTGCGCCTGCTCGAGCGGCGGGTCGCCAAGGCCGCCGCCGTCGTTCTCGGTACGTCCTCCGACCTCGTGGACCGGGCGCGCCGCAGGGGAGCGCGGGACGCGCGGCTCGCCGCCGTGGCCTTCCCGGCGCCGCGCACGCCGCCCGTCGAGCACGGTGACCCCGACCGGCTGGGCCACAAGGCGCGGGCCGAACTCGGCGCCACCGACCGCCCGTTGCTGATGGCCGTCGGCTCCCTCGACCCGCACCGTGGTTACGACACCCTGCTGGACGCCGCGCGCGTGTGGCGGCACCTCGATCCGGTTCCGCTGCTCGTGATCGCGGGGGAGGGGCCGCTCCGGACGGTTCTGCAGCACCGTATTGAGGACGAAGGGCTGCCCGTCCGGCTGATCGGGCGGCGCGACGACATCACGGAACTCCTCGCGGCCGCCGATCTCGCGCTGCTGCCCAGCAGGTGGGAATCGCGCTCCGTCCTCGCGCAGGAGGCCCTCCACGCGCGTGTGCCGCTCGTCGCGACGGCGGTCGGCGGCACTCCCGAACTGGTCGGCGACGCGGCCGAACTCGTGCCGTACGGGGATGCGGAGGCCCTCGCCGGCGTCGTCGAGCGGCTCCTCGCCGACCCCGAGCGCCGGGAGCTCCTCAAGGAAAAGGGTGCCCGGCAGGCGGCCAGCTGGCCGACGGAGGACGAGAACGTCGCCCAAATCCTGAGTGTCTACGACGAGTTGACGCAACATCGGCCGCTCGCCAAGGCCGGCCGGACCTAA
- a CDS encoding SCP2 sterol-binding domain-containing protein codes for MATIEECRTALDKLSDNLAGAEGDVRSAAALDRSLSCRITDLDITFVGRLKDGRIEVLDTLQGPPREKAAIRLTMNGDDLVSMVNGELNFAKAWGSGRVKLEAGLRDLFRLRTLL; via the coding sequence ATGGCGACGATTGAGGAGTGCCGCACCGCACTCGACAAGCTTTCGGACAACCTGGCGGGCGCCGAGGGGGACGTACGCAGCGCGGCGGCCCTGGACCGCTCGCTGAGCTGCCGTATAACCGACCTCGACATCACCTTCGTGGGCCGCCTCAAGGACGGCCGGATCGAGGTGCTCGACACGCTCCAGGGCCCGCCCCGTGAGAAGGCCGCGATCCGTCTCACCATGAACGGCGACGACCTGGTTTCCATGGTGAACGGCGAGCTGAACTTCGCGAAGGCCTGGGGCTCGGGCCGGGTGAAGCTGGAGGCGGGTCTGCGCGACCTGTTCCGGCTCAGAACCCTTCTGTAG